The window GGGGCCCCAGCTCGATCTGGGTAAGTCGGGGGCACCAAGAGGCCACTCAGCCGAAAAGACCCATGCTGCGAAGCGTCTGTGTGGAACTGTGGGGGATGCTCGGCCCGCAGCGCCGCTAGCTTCCTGGCCTGAAACAGGATCTTCATGCCACTCCCCAAAAGAAAGCCATGTCGGAGGAGGTGTATTTTCACCCCCTCCCCAAAAATGGAGCTCGGCTGACCGGTAAGGAGTGGCGAGGCCAGGGCATGTTTCTCAAAGTGGACGCGCTCGAGGTCACGGCTCGCGAGCTGCCCCCGGCTTTCTGGCTCCTGAGGCTGCCGTGGCCGTTCCCAGGCCCGGCCGTCGTGAAGCTGACCCCCGCCTCGAGGGCCCCCTGCTGCCCCCCGGGTTCTCTCCGCTGGCACCGCCACACCTCCCACCACCACAAACGAGGGCTCTGCAGCCGCGGGAAGACCACAGTGCCAGGGAAAAGGAGAACTGGCTGAGGACGGACTAACCGATGCTGCACAAACGGGTCCGGGAACAAGTGATTGGTCCGCAGTGACGGGCATCTGTGGGTGAGGCTCAGCACCCGCCCCGCTCCCTCCTGGCTGGACAGGGTCCGGATCTCCCGAGCTCAGGGTGCCCCAGGGATGTGCCCACAGACGGGCCGGGCAGGCCGGGCAGGGCTGCGCGGGTCTCCCACTCCGCGTTCCCAGGGGGCTCTGGGCCTCTGCCCGCCCCAGGCTCCACCCGAGACCCCTGCTCTCCCCCTGCTGCCTGCCCAGCCTCCCCACGGCTCACTCCTGCCAGATGCACGGACGCTGCCCTGCACCCTGGGTGACCCCGAACGGGCTGCATGGCCGCCTGCAGCGACACCTGGCTCTGACCACCCTCACCCGGGAGCGGGGAGCCCGCAGCTTGCCCCTCTGCCCCGGCCACCCTGGCCTAAGCTGCCGGAGCCGGGGGCGGGACTGCGGCTGAGGGTCTAGTTCCTTCCTGGCTGTTCGCTGGACCTGCTGACTTGGGGCAGGGCTAGAGGGGTGGGGCGCAGCCAGCCCAGGGCGCCCTGAGGCCGAGAAACCAGCAGGGGAAAGAAGGGGCAGGGGCGGGACCCCACACGAGGGGCCCCAGCGGTGGGCGTCCAGCCCTCTGTCCCAAGCTGCCCCTGGGCTCTCAGAAACCCCCAAACACACAgacgcgcgcacacacacgcacCCTCAAGCGGGCAGAAGACGCCACCTAAGCCTCACTGCGTCGCAGGGCGTCCACGTGCTGCGGGGGGCACCCCATGCCCAGGGAAATCCCAGAAACCCAGCGTCATGCTGGGGGGCACTTAACCCCCCAGAAGCCGCACAGCACACAGCCCAGCTGTGCCATGTGCACCCAGCCCAGCAGTCGGCTCCCCGTGGCCTGCAGCACCCCACGAGGAGCAAACGGCCTCTGTGGTGGCCCCTCCACAAGTACAGCCACCCCCTGACTCTCTGCTGAGGGCCTGGGCGGGGGGTGCAGGGTGACAAGCTCTAccagaatttagaaatacagtattattattgttatttatgaAAGGAAGAATGACACAAGGTGGATACATGATTTGGGGAGGGAATGTGGGGTGCAGAGAAACCCTAACTTGCATAAACAGAGTTTGTATTGTGGTCAAGGGGTGAAGCTAAAGTTAAAATCCAAGAAACCCATTCTAATAGAAAACATTCTGTCATTTTCATTTGATCATTAAGAACAACCTTTGCCTTCTGTTTACTCTTAAATACAAGACACGACAATTTTACCAAAGTAAAATGTTCACCAATGTAAACTTGGGGCAgtaatttacaattttaaaatgtttgcccAGAATAAAAACTTCTCAAGTCACAGGTTCCCCGACCCAGGCCCACAGACGTCCCCTCCCCGTCCCCCCTCCcccgtcccccacccccaccccccaccacagaCATGGTCTGGGAAGACCGTAAGtaagaatttcttctttggcttttctCAAGTAGGGACAACATTCTCCCTGCTTCCTGCCGGCTGGCGGCCCTAGGGGTCACTCATTGGCTCTTAGGAGAGCGTGGCCATCTTTGGTGGAGCCCTGGGACCCCTCGGGGAGGGGAGCAGCGTGAATTACCTCGCCCGTGGGCCAGGAGAACTCCCCGAATCCGAGCTTCATGTCCAGCCCAAACTGCCCCCGGTAGACGCAGCCGTCTGACCACTCCTGCACACCCTCCACCAGCTGGGCGTAGGATGCCTTCAGGTCCGGCTCCCGCAGGGGACCCTCAGCCTCCTCCTCGTCCCCCTCCAGGGCCAGCAGAGCACCCCTGGAAGAGGCAGCACAGGGGACAGGAGTGGCCATGGCCGCAGGGTCTCAGGAGGCTGCCATCTCACCTCACACCCACACACTCTGAGGTGCTGTTACCATCACCccgctacagaaaaggaaactgaggcacagagggtgCAGGGGACTGCCTAGGGTCACACAGGAAGTGGAAAGCATAGGAAGGGTGCAAACCCACGTCTGTCCGTCCATCTGACAAATATAAAAggctgctggctccctggaggcAGGACCAAGCAGCCCTCTCCAGCCCAGGGCACACGGCTCCATGACCAGGAAGCCCGTGGCCCTTCGCTCCACCAGCTGCTTGCTGGGTGAACGTCACCGCCTGCACCAGCCTGGGCGGGTCCCCTGGAAGGGTGTTCTCTCCCCCTGCAGCACCAGCCCGGAGCCAGGCAGGAGCAGATGCTCAGCCAGCGTGCATGCGCTGATGGAAGGCCTAAAGGGAAAGGAATCTTCCAGGCTAAGAGGTGATCTGAGGGGAAGCAAACAGACTAGGaagatggacagacagacggaAGGATGCGGGAGTCTGTGACTGCACAGCAAGCCGAGAGAGAGAATGTCCCAAAGTGGATTTGCTGCTTTGCCGCTCTTGGTATCTAAGAGCACAAATCTCTACCTAAGAATGGAACCCCTTCCCGCCCGCCCCCCATCACACAtaccccccacctccctcccaacTCCACAGGCTCCCTGGGAGCAGCTGCCACGATGGCGTCCATGGTCTCCAGACCACGCTGCAGTCGGGCTGCAGGTTCACACGCTGAACCCCCTCCAGCAGCCGGCCTCGATGACACAGGGCACAGACGCTCAGGAAGGCACCCGCCCCACCAAGAAGGGGTTCAGCTGCCAAGAACACAAAAGCTCTCTCGCTGAGTTGTTCTACATGCACAAACAGAAGGCAGGCAGGAAAGACGGCCAAAGGCCAACAAGGATCAGGGCTGGGGGTTTGGGCTGGACTGagcctttttcctttgctccctgtattatctcattttctGCAGGGCAGGAATATTCCTTGTTTAATAAAGAATAATATTAATAAGGGGGCATATAACCTATGGTTGGGAATAAGCgaaatgaagaaaatttttaaattctataaaagggaaataatttcAACATTGAGCAAGAAAAGAGCTCACAGGGCCCACAAGCTGGAAGGCACATGCAGGGTCCTTGGAAACGTGCACCAGGCCCCTGGCGTTCCTCGCTGTGTGACTCAGGCTCCAGACCCCGACCTTACCCCTTccatgactcagtttcctcatctgtaaaatggagaccaACACAATGGATACCCCACAGATAGCAGCCCTGAGGTAGTACCTGGCCTGAGGTAAGCCTGAGGGGCATTAGCCCCCACTAGTAACAACAGCAGCTGCAAAGAAGCTGCCACAACTGGGGAGCCGCAGTGAGCCATGTTAAAAGTGAAAGTCTGCCAGGCCGAGTGCCCCTCAGTGGCACGGGGAGGCAGAACCCGGCGGGCAGCAGGGACAGAGGAGGGAAGCACCAAGGTCAGCAATGGGCCCATCTGCAGGTCACCGTCACCTTCACTGTGGTTGTTACTATAATGCGGAGGCTTTTCTACTTCTCAACAGGCTAATGGGGGATAACGTAAAACAGCACAACTCTCAGCAAGCAGCTGCCGAGCCCGGTCCCCACAGCCGGGTCCCCGCACCTTGGGCTGGAGAAGGACCAGCTCTCCAGGTCCTCCTGTGCCTGGGCCTCAGCCAGCTCACTGCCCTTCTCCAGGTGGGCTTCGGAGCTGCGAGTCTTCGAGGCCTTGGAATCTAACTCCAGGGACGAATGAACACCTTTCATGTTTCCCGTCGTCGACCTGGAGGCAAAGCCGAGGACCAGGCGCTCACCCTCAGGGCACCTGACCCACCGCCAGGAACGCGCGAGGGCGCCCACAGCCCCATTGGGCCTCGGGGGAACGGAGCCCCCCCTCTAAACCGCGCCCCGCCCCGACCACCGACCCCACTCTGGCGGGACCCACGTTCAAAAATCCGCCCAGGGCCTCAAAGAGGCCCGCGGGAACCACCACCCATGGCACCAGGAGGAGACTTTCGCCAGCGCCCGAGGGGCGGGGCCGACTGGAGGGCCGCGGGACCACCCTCTGACGACCTCGTTTAGGGCCACGTGGCGGGGTCCGGCCAGTGCCCGCTGACTGCCGGGGGGCGCCGCAGCCGGCGGGGTCCGCTTCCCCGGCCTGCCCGCGCCCCACCGGGGCCTGGCTCTCGGGCTCGCGCGCGTCGGGCTGCCCCATCTCCTCCCACCGGCCTTCCCCGGAGCGCCCGGCCCGCGCCCCGCCGgggcctctcccctctccccctcccacgGCTCACCGCGCGTCGCCGCGCCACTGCCGGGACCCCGGCCGCGCCCTGCCGCGGGGCCACACGCAGCCCAGAGAGCGCCCAGCAAACGCACAGGGCACCGCGGGGGCAAACGCCGCGGAGACACAGCTCGCGGGTCGCGCCTCGAGCGTCCTGAGCGCCAGGAGAGCGTCGGGTTTCCGTGGAGACGCGGCGCACCCACGTGCTCCCGGCCCGGCCAATCCCCGCGcgggccccgcccccagccccgcccccggGCAGGCCTCCGGCGAGGGGAGCGCGCAGGCGGCCGCGCGCCTCTGTGACCTCACTGGGGCCGCGCCCCGCTCCCGGCCTGTGCCCCCTGGGAGCCCACAGCTGGGCGAGCGTGGCTTCCTGTCTGCCCCTGGGTGCCTGAGCCTCGCGGAGCGAGCGGGCCCGGGTCGGATGACCTGGGAGAGACCTGAATGCGCACAGCACGCCCGCGGAGAGGGCACGGGGCGTGCCCGCGTGACACCCGAGGAAGCAGGGTCAGCCGGAACACGTCCGGTGAGTAAATGTTCGTGGGAGCCATGAGAGGGGCGCTCATGGTCTGGTGGGGGACAACGGGGTGAAGATGCGGGAGGGGCACAGAGGGCACCGCTGTCTGGCAGGTGGCACTTCTCTTAGAATCCAGCTGAAGGCTTTTGATAGCCAACGAGTCCCTGAACCGTGCCAGCAAATTAGACGCAGGTGAGACACCtgtaaaagactggaaaaatcattaaaaatccaAAGGGGCCTACCCTCCGATTGCTTCTCGAGTGCCTTTAAGTTCTCCTTCCACATAAAGACATTAAGTAACCCAACCTGGACGGCCCAGCTGGACAGCGGGCCGGGCTGGAGGGAGCGCCAGCCTGCAGACCTGCAGTCACACGGGGAAGGTGAGCGAGAGCACGGCAGGTGAATACACAGGAAGGTAAATGATTAGATACTAGCTGTTAAGTCAAAATCCAGTAGGTGGGCTATGTTTTTTGATCTCCTGCTTTAAATGACTCTCTAGAATAACTAAATAACAGATGCAAACTTTAGGGTGTATCAGTCACACAGAGAGCTTCATAAAcggtttctgattcagcaggtctcaGGTGGACCTGGGAATTTGCATTCCTAATAATCCCCAGATGCTGCTGGAATGTGGACCAGCCTTTGTGAACCACAGGGCCATGGTGTGGTGTGCAGTGAGGAGTACAGCAGGGGGACGGACAGCAATGACACAGGGGACCTTGAACACCAGGCCAGAGGCAGAAGCAGCAGGACCTCTCCAAGCAGGACCAAGCACTGAGAGGCATGCTTTCATCAGTGGCCTTCAAACTTTATTTCCTGGGGCCCACAGTAGGATACCATTTTATATCATGACCCAGTACAAACATAACTCAAAAAAGTTCCATGAAAAGCTCACCCCTACAATATGCATGCACCCCAATATTTTCATTTAGTCTCTTCTTTCCTGTaccattgcattaaaaaaataaaatgctgacAGTGATGCACAAAGTTGACTTCCCAATccagttgtttcagtttgctaatgctgcagttttgcaaaacaccagaaatggactggcttttataaagggggtttatttggttaccaagttatagtcttaaagccataaagtgtccaaggtaaggcatcagcaatagggtacctttactgaaggatggccattggcatccggaaaacctctgttagctgagaaggcacgtggctggtgtctgcttactcccaggttgcatttcaaaatggcattctccaaaatgtcagcatcagctttcaatggctgtcttcaaaatgtccctctaagctgcagcagcaccgagttccttctgtttctcagctcttttatatggctccagtatttaattaagacccaccctgaatgggtggggtaatacctccatggaaattatccaatcaaaggtttaGCCCATAGTTggttagtcacatctccatagaagcaATCAacaggttccaatctaatcaacactaatacatctgcccctacaagattgcattaaagaatgtggcgtTTTCGGGGACATAACATGTCCAAACCAGCACTCCAGTAATGGAACACAACGGAGTCAGGACCAACATGTAGAAAAGCACATATTCTGGCTACAGTGTGAGGGGCTGGAGGGAAGGGCCCCCTTGGGAGGCTGTTGCCACGTCCAGAAGAAAGGGGGGCCCAGGCTACATGTGGCAATTGAGGCAAACAGGACTTAGGAGATATGCTGGATGACTCGGTTGCCACTTCACTCACTCAGTGGGGTGAAGGAGTATGAGGCCTCAGGTAGGAGGCTGTGGGTCAGAAAGTCCACTTCAAATGCACCCCAACAATGGAGGGTGATATGTTGGCTCATGAACAGTCCAGATGTAAGACGGGCTTCAGGCTAGGTTTGACCCAGTATCTCCACCTCCTCTGACTTCACCCCAAGGTTGGCTTCCCCTTGTGATCACAAGGAGACAAGAGAGGAGCCTTCCCAGCTCTCATTCGTCACTGGCTGTATTTGATCCCAAGGCCATTCCTGAAGCCACACTGACTGGAAGGGTGGAGGCAGTTAGGGCCCGCCCTTGGAGCTGGGTTGGGGAGAACAACCCCTGATCGGACTCTCCTCATCCTGCCTCCTCTAGGACAGTCAGGGTCCTTCATGAGGGCGGAGGTCagaaaatggatggtgggaaggcctCCACGTGGGTGCTTTCTGGACCTGTAGCAAGAGAAGCCCTGATTCGGATGGATATTTGAGTCTTTAGCTTTAGAAGGATATTAGAACCTAGGGGTTCCAATAAATATCTGACAGTTACCAACAATCGGTGGCTGCTGAAACCAAGACAGTCAAGATTACCCAGAGAGACTGGGCAGAGGACACTCAGCTTCGCGCAGTATATGCCACCAGACTCGGCTACTGCCAAGTTGGCAGAAGGGAGGTACTGGAGGATAATTTCTTGTAGAAATGGATTGCAAACTCTTGAATAAAAGATGGAGATGAGTAAGAAAAGTTTCACTATTATTAGAATTAATTGAAACTGCAATAACTGTCTCCAGCATAGTGCCTGGCTGCACCAGCTACTTTTATTTAAACTATTTCCCAAAAGAGAGCAGAAATCTGAAAAATCCATTTAAGAGTTCTTCTTAAATGACAACTGTGTGtacattaaatatgaataaatttaaaatagataCAGTGTTGAtccaataaataagaaaaataacaaaagaaaccCTGGTCTCTTTAGAAATGATAAAAAAGCTAGTGGTATGTAATTCTATCTTATATGAAGCATAgtttacaataaaaaggaaaaaataaaatgcagaaattaCAAGGGTAatttattaaaaagacaaaaatatatatataaatttgtaaTAAAATGCACCTCAGCCGTCAATGCAATTATCAGAGTCCCGAGCAGACGTCTTAGAGGGTCGCCGTGGCCCTCGCAAAACGATAGGGGGGTGTCGGTCACTTCGATCAGCATGCAGAGTAACGTCCGTGACCCAGCCTGACCTGCCCAAGCCCTGGTGGCCCCAGGGGCACGGCATAAATGCGGCAGCCTCCCTGGCCCGTGGGACACGTAGCCTTGTCGAAGCGGGACAAGCATTTGCAGTCCTGAAAGCCCCGCCTCCTGGGCCCCGGGTGCGAGGAAGGGGACGCAGGCAGGTGTTCCAGCCCTGCGCCAGGTGCGCGGCGGCGTCCCCGGCCCCGCCCACCCAGCTGGGCAACCCGACCCCCGGCGGCGGCGAGCCCAGCCAATGGGAGAGGAGGCGGCGGCCCCACGCTCGGGCCGGCCAATGAGGACGCGGCCAGGGCCCTGTGGGCGGGCCCCGCTCCGGCATAACCCCTCGCGCCTGGGGCGGGCCAGAGCGGCCGGAGTCTCGCGCACCGGGGTGCGGCCCGCCTCTCGGAGGCCTGGAGGACCTGAAGCCGCCCTGCGGGGCCGCCCGCCCGTCTACAGACAGGGCCCCAGGACGCGGTGCCCGAGAGGGGCCATGGGCACGGGTCGAGCCGGGATTCGCGAGGCCGCCGAGACCGCGCCGCCGCCGTTTGTGCGCGTCGCCCCCTCGCTCTTCCTCGGGAGCGCGCGCGCTGCGGGCGCGTCGGAGCTGCTGGCGCGCGCGGGCGTCACGCTGTGCGTCAACGTCTCTCGCCAGCAGCCCGGCCTGCGCGCGCCCGGCGTCGCCGAGCTGCGCGTGCCCGTGTTCGACGACCCGGCCGAGGACCTGCTGGCTCACCTGGAGCCCACCTGCGCCGCCATGGAGGCCGCGGTGCGCGCCGGCGGTGCCTGCCTCGTCTACTGCAAGAACGGCCGCAGCCGCTCGGCCACCGTCTGCACCGCCTACCTCATGCGGCACCGCGGCCTCAGCCTGGCCGAGGCCTTCCAGGTGGGAGGGGCGGGACTTCCGGGGGCGGGCCCTCAGCCTAGGGGGTGGGTCTTACCGGCAGGGTTTCTGAACCGGGCCTGGAGCTGGCCTTCCGGGAGGGGTGAGGCCGGCTGAGGTCGGGCCTAACGAGCGGGGTCTGCTTGTAGGGGGTGGGCCTTCCCGGCGGAGTCCGACCGACGGGGAGGATCTTCCTAGTGAGTTGGAGTTCATGACCGGGGGCGGGCCTTCCGGGAGGGGCGGGGCTCCAGCCAGGGGCGGGCCTTCCGGGAGGGGCGGGACGGGGCCGTCCTCCCCCGCCCGTGGACGGCAGGGTGACCTGCTCTCCCCGTCACGTCCGGTGACCTCGCGCTGTCCGTGGCTTTCGGTCGCATCCACGCGCTAGTCTGGGCTGAACCCGAGACTGCTGGACCGGCCTGAGCGCCGGCGGCTCCCTGTGGGTGTCTCACAGGCGTCTCGCACACGCTGCCCTTTCTCCCGAACCTGCCTGCCGCCTCCTCGGGAAACTCGGTCAGCTCTGCCCCCGAAGTGCCAGCAGAGGCCAGCCGTCCGCCTCCCCGCTCTGCCCCCTCTTTCCGGCTTCCCCTGGCCTCTCTGCCCTCGCTCCTCCGTGAGCAGCTGGGGACACCCCGTCTGTTCCCGGCGGGGCTGCGTATCTCGGAAGAGCTGTGGTCCTCGCTGTGGCCCCTCAGCCGCCCGAAGCGGGCCCTGTTACCCCTCCAGGCTCATTCGCCACCATTTCCTCTGTGCTCCCATTTCACTCGAGCCATGCTTGCCAGGCAAGCCTCAGGCCCTTTGCAATTGCTAGTCTCTCTACGTGGAACTCGCTTCCTCCCCTGGGATCCCACTCGGCCCCTCCCTCGGTGCTCCCAGGCCTCGCCCAAACACCTGCTTCCCCTACCTTGCTGCTCCACCCCAACAAGCTCTGACTTATCCCTGGGGTGTTATATAATTATGTGCTGAATGTGCACCTCCCACACTGGAATGTAATTTCCACGAGAACAGGGTCTCTCCTGTGTTCAACGCTATCCCCAGTGCCCAGGCACGCAataggtattcagtaaatatttttattgtcaaatgAAATACATAATTAACCAATTATAATCTATTTCAGGATCCCACATCCCTTGCCAAGTGCCTACAAAGAGctgatgctcagtaaatattaaagaACTGAGTTACAGTTAACTAATCAATCAAAAGTAATAGAGGTCTCATAATTTTAGCCACCTAAAAAAGCCAAAAAGtgattttgctttctgttttcctaATGCTGTGCCTCTTAAATTAGAGTGTGGTGAAACCGCTGCTTTCAGATTTCTGGGAGGCTGCCAGAGATTCTCAGAGGTAAATTTGGCATATCTTCCAAAGGTGTCCCCTTTACTTGATGTTAAATAATGTAAACTGTTTTATTCAAACACATTATAGAATCAAGGGTTGAATGACTTTTAAGAACGAGCACCTTATCCCCTGTGGCTGCCACGTCAGGCATTAGCAGTCGCCCCCACTGCCGTCAAGGGTACTGGGGAGGGTACTTTGGTTTGCTAAGTTGCTCAAAGCAGACACCTTGAAATGCCTGGGCTTtaactttaatttatttaattttattagctTAGCAGcatacagttttgaagctgtgaaaatgtccaaatcaaggcatcattgaggcgatgctttcttcctgaaggctgcTGCCGGTGATCctcggctcctctgtcacatggccaagcaCACGGTGGTGTCtggtggtctctcccttctctttcaagtttccttcctttcaacttcttgcttccttgttttctctctttgtctgaatttcattcttttataaaggactccagtaagaggactgagactcaccctgaatgaggtgggtcacagctTACCTGAAGAagcctcaccaaaagatcctgctcacagtgggtccacacccccaggaatggagtAACTTGCTTTTTTGGGGCACACACAGTTGGAGATGATCACAGAGGATGATTGGAAGTGCTGACATCACAGTTCATT of the Choloepus didactylus isolate mChoDid1 chromosome 9, mChoDid1.pri, whole genome shotgun sequence genome contains:
- the DUSP28 gene encoding dual specificity phosphatase 28, which codes for MGEEAAAPRSGRPMRTRPGPCGRAPLRHNPSRLGRARAAGVSRTGVRPASRRPGGPEAALRGRPPVYRQGPRTRCPRGAMGTGRAGIREAAETAPPPFVRVAPSLFLGSARAAGASELLARAGVTLCVNVSRQQPGLRAPGVAELRVPVFDDPAEDLLAHLEPTCAAMEAAVRAGGACLVYCKNGRSRSATVCTAYLMRHRGLSLAEAFQAVKRARPVAEPNPGFWSQLQKYEDVLQSQCCLPREPPGAVSSQECSTVKDGP